CCTGGCTATTGGCAGTTGTGTTTTTAATGATTTCAGGTGTTGATTTTTCTGCCACTTTTTCTACCGCTTTATTTGGAGATTGAGATATATTTTTTGACGGTGTGTTTTTTACACTCTGCTGGTTATCTTTCTTTTCAGTTTGAACAGAAACATTATTTGACTGATTTTGACTTTTAATCAGATCCTTGTTGTTAGTTTCAGATTTTTCAGGTTCAGTTTTTTTTGACTCTACTTTTTTTACTGAAGCTGATTTTGATTCAGATTTATTATCTCTGTTTTTTTGGTTCTTTGTATTATTGTCAGAAGCATTTCTTCCTTTATTACCTTGTCTGGAACCACTGTCAGAGGTTAGTTTTTTAGTTTCAGCAATTGCTTGCTCATCAAGAATTTTATAGATTAGCTCCTCTTTTTTATATGCATCAGGGCGTCTTATTCCCATCTCTTTTGCAAGGACCCGTAATTCTGTTGTAAGCTTTTCATTAAGCTCAATAATGTTATAAGCCATGTAGATTATTTGAAATTCGTTATGGTTATTGAATAAATGATATGTTCGAATTATATCCCGGTTTAATTACGGAGGTATCTATTCCATAAAACGTAAAAAAGCTCGGTGGATATAATTGAGTTTTGAATGAATTTGTAAATAATTAACAGTAGTATGAGTTTATTTTACTGTCGCAGATTCAAAGACAAAGGTACCATTTTTTTTTAATTCACGTAAGAACTTCACTTATTTTTTTTCTAACTGCCTTAATTTAACGTAAAATGTGATAAACAGCAAACGTTAGTAAAAATGGAAGTTATTATTCCCATAAATCAATCCTGTTGGAATTACTTCGCCTTCTTTCAATTTCGTTCATATACAACTGTGACCTTCTTCTTTCCAGTGAATTAGGTGAGGTTGATTCATTGAAAAGTTTATTTGCCTCTTTAGCCCATTCAAATGCTTCTACCATATTGTCTAACATTTCATAGGCAAGAGCTATATTACTTGCTGCTTTAGCTTTTGAAGTTTTGTTTGATTGTAAATTATAAAACGATTCCCATTTAATTATAGCATTATTCCAGTCTGCAACTTTAGCATAAGTTTCACCTTCACGCATATATTTATTCGGCATTGTATAATACCACCTGTCTTGCATTTCCCAATGAGGAGCAAAAACATTGCTCATTTTTTCTGCTGCATGGATTGCTAATAACTTCATCGCCTCTTCTCTTGAAGGCAGTTTTACTTCTGTAAACATTATATTATCCTGCAGATCAAAACCTTCCCAATATAGACTGTCTGTGTATTGAACAGCAGGTATTTTCCCATTCATTGTAGGTAAATATACGCGGATTATTGAATAAATCTTACCCTTCAAATCAGCATATGTAGATCCAAACTGTCTGAAATGCTCTCTCTTATTTGTTTCAATAATAAGCTTATCAAGAGATATAACAGCATCTGATCTTGTTTCACTTTTAATTTCATTCATCCTTTCAGGAGATAGGGGTTTCTCCATAAAAAAATCAGAATCTTCTCTCAGAGGTTTACTATAATATGTTACACGCTGATAATAATCTGCCTCATCAAG
This window of the Lascolabacillus massiliensis genome carries:
- a CDS encoding DUF6340 family protein, yielding MKKISHYILFSIIGILLSSCSGLKYLTVETLEPAQVNLPDNILRVAVVNNVVQQPDEIGHDLIKLGSNSTEREKASSDSIAIFYTEALTQFLDEADYYQRVTYYSKPLREDSDFFMEKPLSPERMNEIKSETRSDAVISLDKLIIETNKREHFRQFGSTYADLKGKIYSIIRVYLPTMNGKIPAVQYTDSLYWEGFDLQDNIMFTEVKLPSREEAMKLLAIHAAEKMSNVFAPHWEMQDRWYYTMPNKYMREGETYAKVADWNNAIIKWESFYNLQSNKTSKAKAASNIALAYEMLDNMVEAFEWAKEANKLFNESTSPNSLERRRSQLYMNEIERRRSNSNRIDLWE